A genomic region of Nymphaea colorata isolate Beijing-Zhang1983 chromosome 2, ASM883128v2, whole genome shotgun sequence contains the following coding sequences:
- the LOC116246761 gene encoding probable beta-1,4-xylosyltransferase IRX10, giving the protein MKIEKWLSSGRCHIHFILFLVSSFCLFAHSLHQSQQPERISGSAGDVLEDDPVGRLKVFVYDLPSKYNTKILRKDPRCLTHMFAAEIFMHRFLLSSPVRTLNPEEADWFYTPVYTTCDLTPSGLPLPFKSPRMMRSAIQLISTNWPYWNRTEGADHFFVVPHDFGACFHYQEEKAIERGILPLLQRATLVQTFGQRNHVCLNEATSITIPPYAPPQKMQAHLIPPATPRSIFVYFRGLFYDVNNDPEGGYYARGARASVWENFKDNPLFDISTEHPATYYEDMQRAIFCLCPLGWAPWSPRLVEGVIFGCIPVIIADDIVLPFADAIPWEEIGVFVNEEDVPKLDTILTSIPAEVILRKQRLLANPAMKQAMLFPQPAQPGDAFHQILNGLARKLPHNKSIYLPPGEKILNWTAGPVGDLKPW; this is encoded by the exons ATGAAGATCGAGAAATGGCTCAGTTCCGGTCGCTGCCACATTCATTTCATCCTATTTCTGGTCTCGAGTTTCTGCCTGTTTGCCCATAGCCTCCACCAAAGTCAGCAGCCAGAACGAATCTCAG GAAGTGCTGGTGATGTTTTGGAAGATGATCCAGTTGGAAGGCTGAAAGTTTTCGTTTACGATCTGCCTAGCAAATATAACACAAAGATTCTGCGGAAAGACCCTAGGTGCTTGACACATATGTTTGCTGCAGAAATATTCATGCACAGATTCCTACTGTCAAGTCCAGTTCGTACCCTTAACCCAGAAGAAGCTGATTGGTTTTATACCCCTGTGTATACTACATGTGATCTAACTCCTAGTGGGCTTCCTCTGCCTTTCAAATCCCCACGGATGATGAGGAGTGCCATTCAGCTTATTTCTACGAACTGGCCATATTGGAATCGCACGGAAGGGGCAGATCACTTCTTTGTTGTTCCACATGATTTTGGTGCTTGTTTTCACTATCAG GAAGAGAAAGCGATTGAACGTGGCATTCTTCCTTTACTGCAACGAGCTACTCTGGTTCAGACATTTGGTCAGCGGAATCATGTATGCTTGAATGAGGCTACGTCTATCACCATTCCACCATATGCTCCTCCACAAAAAATGCAAGCTCATTTGATTCCACCAGCTACCCCTCGATCTATTTTTGTCTACTTTAGGGGATTGTTTTATGATGTGAATAATGACCCAGAAGGTGGATATTACGCTAG AGGAGCACGAGCATCAGTGTGGGAGAACTTCAAGGATAACCCACTTTTTGACATCTCCACAGAGCATCCAGCAACTTACTATGAGGACATGCAACGGGCAATCTTCTGCTTGTGTCCTCTGGGATGGGCTCCTTGGAGTCCAAGATTGGTGGAAGGAGTAATTTTTGGCTGCATACCGGTGATCATTGCCGACGACATTGTACTACCTTTCGCAGACGCTATTCCATGGGAAGAAATTGgtgtttttgtgaatgaagaGGACGTGCCCAAGTTAGATACTATCCTTACCAGTATACCAGCGGAGGTTATACTGAGAAAGCAGAGGTTGCTTGCCAATCCTGCAATGAAGCAGGCCATGCTTTTTCCTCAACCGGCTCAACCAGGAGATGCCTTCCACCAGATACTGAATGGCCTCGCTCGCAAGCTCCCACACAACAAGAGCATCTACTTGCCACCTGGGGAGAAGATCTTGAACTGGACAGCCGGGCCAGTGGGTGATTTGAAGCCTTGGTAA